aagtagagaagaagtaagaagtgagaagagtgtgagtagagaagaaaagtttgtaagtaagtaatattgtaattgtattttgtattaataaaagtgttctttgttaagtttcccggttaagccttagtttgtgtttaagttcttagtgcacttgtgttgttcttattatatggtcggctctgccgcctaagtaatacatggtcggttataccgcctaaatgatatatggtcgacactgtcgcctaagtattattgtgcactaaggattcataaaattaaaggctaaccaacgtcaaagtgttggtgtagtgagtgagtataacctaggtcctctatagtgggtgtgttgggctcgtcgaagctttcaacaattggtatcagagcgggtcgttcgggaccatttctagtggaggaaatcggtaaacgttggacgtttacatcgacttgttttcaccaaggctctaagggagattctgtcagagcatagttaggaactgtgaaagctcatcggtcagggaccaagcttattggacgttggacgtcatgatgacagatcttgcaagtacgagcagtggaatcaagagtctcaataaccacaactatggttattggcggacttgtatagaatcctacctacaaggacatgatttatgggaaatagttgctggcagtgacacaacgcctccaccaaaAGAAAAttccgaagccttgagaaaatggaacatcaaggccgggaaggctttatttatattgaagactacaatcgaggaggatctattggagcacatccgtgacgagaaaacaccaaaggcagcttgggaaacttttgaaaaattattttcaaagaagaatgaagcacgcctccagctcttggaaaatgagctcgcgggtatctcacaaggaactctgtctatttctcagtacttcaccaaggtgaaatcaatttgcagtgagatatctcaacttgctcctgaagagaaagtgagtgatgcaaggatgaagagaattatcatccacggcttaagatccgagtataatggatttatagccgctgtgagaggatggcctactcaaccatcattaatagagctggagaatctattggcaaatcaagaggcattagccaagcagatgaatgaagtaaccgtaaaagacggagaagatgcactcttcaccaataaaaagaaagcaacatctcgaagacaagaggcgatgaaagaaagtaagacatatgggtggaagggtcacccaaaatcaaaaggcaacgcttcagggggagctcaacaaggaagaagagatcatcgccaacaatacggggaaaatgataagagaaagaatggtgaatgcttcaattgtggcaagaagggtcattttgctcgagaatgtagattccccagaaggcgaactttcgaaggaaatgtggccgccgcaagagatgagaagaaagaggtcacattcgaagcaaccattaatgaggaaacatgggatgcagaagcaggactctctgttgaagctgacatggatgatcaagctcttgcagcaaccttaaagtcaaaaataaactacaaagatgattggatcattgattctggatgctcaaatcatatgaccaatgatgagacgaagctgcaagaaatggaggattacaaaggaaagagagtcgtgttgacagccgacaattcaaggttgtctatttctcacattggaaagacaataattccaaatgaaggcgacactcataagctccaactcgagaaggtgtatcttgtccctggcctaaagaagaatttactgtcagtaccacaattgacagcagaagggaactatgtgctctttggaccagaagatgtgtccgtattcaagagagtaaaggtggttggcaatccagttatgcatggaagaagaatagaatcggtctatgtattatctgctgaaacagcttatgtgaataagactcgaaaaaatgagacggctgatctttggcatgaacgtcttgggcatgtgggctacaacaagttaaaggagatgatggtaaaacgcatagtaaatgggcttcctcaaattgatatccgaacagatacaatatgtactggatgtcaatttggcaaagctcaccaattgccattcaaggagtcagcgcatcagtccaagacaccactagagctcatacactcagatgttttcggcccagtgaaacaaacatcacttggaggtatgaaatatatggtgacattcattgatgacttctcaagatatgtgtgggtttacttcatgaatgagaagtcggagacttttttgaagtttaaagagttcaagaacaaggtagaaagtgagctcaatactaagattcgatgcttacgcacagataatggaggagaatatttatcaaccgagttcaatatctatcttaagaagcacaagatcagaaggcaattaacttgccctaatactccacaacagaatggagtggcagaacgtaagaatcgtcatcttgctgaaacctgtcgaagtatgctttatggtaagaatgtaccaggaaaattttgggccgaatgtatgaggacggcttcatacgtgattaacatactcccacaaacaaagttgggatatatttcaccatatgaaaggttatggaagatcaagccaaccgtcaaccatctcaaggtttttggatgtgtatgctacgtcttcgtaccagatcatctacgaagcaaatttgacaagaaggcaattcggtgcatttttgtcggttatgatgaatcaagaaaaggatggagatgttgtgatccaaatactgggaagtgtcatacttcaagaaatgtggtatttgatgaagcttcttcatggtggtcacctcaaaagatagagcttccagaatctcatggattagaagaagttccagaagagaaagaagaacataaagagcacatatcgaatccaattaaagaaggagatggatcgtactctaaggaaacaagtccatggaaaactggggtacatcaatctacattcgaagaggttcgtccaagccaaatgaatgccgaggagcatgtgcaagaattacggagatcaacaaggccgaggcaacctaatccgaggtatgccaatgctgctcatgtggatgaattaatacatattgagccttccacttatgaagaagcagcacaaagtcaagaatggcagaaagcgatggaagaagaaattaatgcactaaaagaaaaccagacatggagtttagttccaaagccaaaagatgtaaaaccaatatcttgtaaatgggtttacaaggtgaagactcgatcagatggctccattgaaaggtataaagctcgacttgttgctagaggtttttctcaacaatatgggctggattatgaagaaacgtttagtccagtggcgaagatcacaacaattcgagctctactagctttagctgctagcaaatcttggaagttatggcagatggatgtcaagaacgctttcttacatggagaacttgacaaagaaatttatatggagcaaccaagaggctttgagaacaagttccatcctgaccatgtctgcaaattaaagaaagcactatatggcttgaagcaggctccaagagcttggtacgggaagattggcgagttcttagtaaaaagtggtttcacagttgctccttcagattctagtttatttgtgaaacaagatcacgaaaaactagccatagtgctagtatatgtggatgacttaatcatcacgggagatcactatgaggagatccaaagaacaagagagaatctgtctatcagatttcatatgaaggagcttggagaactcaaacattttcttggactcgaaatagagcagaaaagagaaggattatttctgggacaacaaaaatatgcgcgagatcttttacaaaagtacggaatgcttaattgcaaacctatctcaactccgatggatccgaatacaaaactacgagcagatgaaggaaaaagtcttcaagatgttaccatgtatcgaaagatggtcggaagtcttatttatctcacactaagccggccagacatatcttatgcagttggagtggttagtcgatacatgagcaatccgaagaagactcaccttgatgttgtacgacgcatcttaaggtatgttaaaggcactattaactttggcattttgtacaagaaaacaaaagaatgtcacgtgactggatattgtgacgccgattacgctggagactatgatacacgacggtcaacaactggatacatgtttagtcttggatcaggagtaatatcatggtgcaacaagagacaaccaacagtatccttatcaagcactaaagcagaatatcgatcggcatcgtcagcaacacaagaaattacatggttgaaacaactaatggaagatcttcatcaatcaacagactatcaagtagagcttttctgcgataacctatcagctatacgtctagcagagaatccagtctttcacgcaagaacaaaacatatagaagtacactatcactatgttcgagagaaggtccttgaaggggagatcaagatggtgccaacaaagacagatgaacaggtagcagatatattcaccaagagcctaagtaaaccgaagtttacaaaattcagagaagcacttggaatggtctgcaagacatcgttggaagaaaatttgcattgagggggagtgttaaaatacaatgcaaatttagaataatatggatttagtaaatgtatatgggtaaaatatctagatattaatatgtataagaaaatatctagatattagaatatgagagaaaaatctagaaattgaaatgtaaaagaaaaatctagatatttgtaggttgtagaaatatctagatatttatatatccatggaaatatctaggttctagaatgttccatggagtagtataaatatgggaggagatttcatttgtgttgtgtgaagttgtgagagtgaaaagagtgagttgagaagtagagaagaagtaagaagtgagaagagtgtgagtagagaagaaaagtttgtaagtaagtaatattgtaattgtattttgtattaataaaagtgttctttgttaagtttcccggttaagccttagtttgtgtttaagttcttagtgcacttgtgttgttcttattatatggtcggctctgccgcctaagtaatacatggtcggttataccgcctaaatgatatatggtcgacactgtcgtctaagtattattgtgcactaaggattcataaaattaaaggctaaccaacgtcaaagtgttggtgtagtgagtgagtataacctaggtcctctatagtgggtgtgttgggctcgtcgaagcatcTAACATATTTATCAGATGATGATAAACCTAGAATGTTATACTTTATAAACTGTAAGGTATCATGCAGGAGGTGCAAGCATTCGAGAATGAGGCATCAGCACAACAACTTATGGATGAGTTGCAGATGCTGCTAGAGCAGTATAAAATTAATTGTGAGACCCACATTGCAAATATGAATGAGCAAGATAAGAGTAAAGCACTAATGGTGCGTCACAAGGTATATATGAATGAGCAGATGAACTTTTGCAAATATGAGGAGACATAGATTCCTGAAGATCAACTTGTCATGGAGAAAATTTTACAGATCTCCAACTGTTACTATGATTTGTATAAGCAGATGAAACAAGAGCGCTATAAGCCCAATAACATATATATAATGTTGCGTAATGTTGAACGCTTGCTGATAAACCTTCCAACATCAAAAAAGGATAAGATTCAAGCACGTTTTTCTAGCTTATCTGCCGGAGGCTTACAGTGTTACGAAATTAATAGTGAGAAGCAATGTTGCATCAGTGTCTGCCTCTGCTTTCATGAACTTGCTATAGCATCCACAATGATCGTCAGTTTCCATCTGCTCGTAGTTCTTCTTGTTGGAATGTTTTGTCCCTGAAAACGTCTTATTATCTGTTTTGTTTACTGTTGCAATTAAGGAGAAAATGTTTTTTATGGTCTTGTTATTGAATGATATATTGGGAATGCAAGATACCAATATTTGgttttctagttttttttttttaacaaaattagTGTAATATTTGACATTTTTATATATGAAAAGGCGTCAAACTGGCCATCTAATGGTCTGTCGTTCACCCGTGCGTAATTCATGGTTAATGGAATTAGATGGGATTATTAAAGTAATAATTAACTTTCCGTTTTAAGTTACATATTACCGAACACTAACCTACCATGTCGGGGCAACATCCATCTTAAACTAATAATTGACGAtatttactaaaaaaaaaaaaaaaaaaaaaaaatgatgttaTAGTTACGATTCTTATTGCTCACGTGAAATGATTTTAAAATCTCCACTATGTGGAACAATATGAGGATCATATAATcgcgcatgccatttagacttctTATAAGAAAACCAAGGTTTCCTAGTTGCTACAATGTTGCCACTTCTTCGACCCGACACCTGTGAGAACGGAAAGTAGAAAATTGTTTTTTAGGTGTATCTTTCACCTGGCCCGACTCAAGGTAGCAGATTAAGACATGAAGATGTAGACGCTGCTAGACGGATCTTAGAAGTGCTTGTAACTCGATCTAATGGCGGAAATCACTAGAACAAGGTTAACCGAAGGACGGGTCGTGTTGGGGTCGAATTAGTCGAACCTAGGATTGAAACTAGATTAGAACGACTCCTAGACATATGTATTCGGTGGGTTTTGGTATTGGGAAATGGGAACGACTGGAACGAAAATTAAATATATTAGGGTAATGGGAATGAGTAACCTCTCAAAGGAGGTCAAGTCCCGCATATATACTGCAttcacacacagtcggtcgactgtgttagacagtcggtcgactctgTGTACTCAGTCGGTCGAGTGAGTGAACTCACTCGGTCGACTGCAAACACAGTTTAACTATTGATTAAATTATTAAAAACACACACACAACCATTCAATAGTCACAATATCAAATGTCATTACATGACTGAATGTATTTGAAAGATAAAACGTAGAACTaaggattatgcaccaacaaaagAAATGTCCAAACCATTTTAAATCTTGCCGGTTATAAAATTTCAAGTCAGCGTAGGTCCCTCATGTCATCCGATGTTTGACTGGAAAGTCAGCATAGGTGCCACAGGTTGTCCGAAAACATCTTTTTCCGTCATCTCAAAATACTTTCTAGGGCGAGATGTCATCCGGAAATTGTAACATGGACGACATATCGTCCGAATAAAGACCCAATTTGTTGTAGTGGGGCAAATTTGATTGGTCGGGTGGGTTGACCCGAAAGCATTATTGACTAACAAAGCATATCCAATAATACAACTTTATGAATAAAATGATGATTTTTTTAGAGGTTTTGTGCactaaatgataaattttattgtattagagaaaaaaaaaaaaaaacttaactagAAAGGACTTGTTCATAAGTAAGTGGGTCAATATTGCCATTTCTCATATGCAACACAAAGGGTCTCAGGATGAACCcatgttacatgtaagtattgtttcaaGAAGAATCCTCTACTACTTTCTTGAATCTTAGTACGATAGGTGATACGATTATTTCTTTGATATTTTGATTCGATTCATATTTCCAGATTGAAACTCCCAAAGATGTGCAAGATAAACCATTTCGACTGTAACTCTTTTTTGGAGAAGTTAAATATAGTGTTTGCATGAATTAAAAGTGAAAGAATGCAAAGTGTTGATTTGTTCATTCATGTGTCGATGCCTATATACAACTCATTGGTGTCTATCTAAGGTAACAGAATTGTCATATTTTAGGCTACACAATCTGTACCATAGTAGACATATAGTTAGTTACAAATATTACTTGGCCGCTACTCTAATGTTATCTATTACTCCCCGCAGTCGAAGCGATCGGAGGACGGATGCAAAGACTGGAGCGAAAATCCATAAACAGCAACCGAGGTagacctttggtgaagatgtcggcGATTTGATAACGTGTTGGGACATGTAAAACACGAACTTGTCCTTTAGCCACTTTTTCCCACACAAAATGAATATCAAGTTCTATATGTTTAGTTCGTTGATGTTGTACAGGATTTCCCGATAAATAAATAGCGCTAACGTTGTCACAAAACACTAGTGTTGCTTTCGATACAGGATAAGAAAGCTCAAGTAATAGGTTCCGTAGCCAACATGTTTCTGCCACAATATTGGCGACGCCTCGGTACTCAGCCTCGGCACTAGAACGAGAAGCGGTTGCTTGTCGTTTTGAAGACCAAGAAACAAGGTTATTCTCCAAATAAACACAATATCCTGACGTTGATCGACGAGAATCAGGGCAACCACCCCAGTCGGCGTCAGTGTAAGCTACCAGAGAGTGAGATGCCGATTTGGAAATGTGTAGGCCAAGTAAAAGAGTGCCCTGCAAATATGTTAATATGCGTTTGATAGCATTCATATGTGTTTCGCGGGGATCATGCATATGTAGGCACACTTGTTGAACGACATAAGCAATGTCCGGACGTGTAAACGTTAGATATTGTAGTGCGCCTGCCAGACTACGATATTTGGTGGGGTTGACGACGGGTTTGTCTAGAGATACACCAACCTTGCCATGAGAATCAACTGGAGTCGAAACAGGTTTACAATTTTCAAGACCTGCTCGATAAATGATATCAGCGTCATAGGCTTGCTGATTTAAAAACAAACCTTCGTCGTGTCTTGTAACCGTGATCCCTAGGAATGAGCTGAGAGGGCCAAGATCTTTCATTGCGAATTCCTTTGCAAAAAGTGAGATGAGATACTTACGTAGAGAATCGGCTGACGTGGTGAGAACAATGTCGTCAACATAAAGTAGTATATATGCAATATTGGAACCATGATGATAAGTGAATAAAGAATGATCGCATTGACTATGTTGAAAACCAATAGAAGATGCAAAATCAGCAAACTGTTGGTACCATGCACGGGGAGCCTATTTCAAACCATATAATGACCGTTGTAGAAGACAAACGTGATTCGAATACCTAGGGTCCCGAAAACCAACCGATTGATGCATGTAGAGCGTTTCCTTTAAATGACCATGTAGAAAAGCATTTTTAACATCGAGTTGGTGAATCGGCCACGATTTGGAAGTAGCAATACTTAAAACTGTGCGAATGGTAGCCGGTTTGACAACGGGGCTAAATGTTTCATTACAATCAATACCCAGTTGTTGTGAATGACCATCACCAACTAATCTCGCCTTGTACCTTTCAAACGTGCCATTGGAATTAAATTTATGCCTGAAAATCCACATTGACTTGATGACCTGCGTGTTAGATTCACGAGGAACAAGAATCCAAGTCTTATTGTCAATCAAAGCATTATATTCATCATACATGGCTCGTTTCCAATTAGGGTCGGTAAGAGCGAGTTTGGGAGTTGTAGGGAATGGAGATATAGATGTGAGAGATGAGAGATTAAGTGGTGCTCTAGGTTTAAAAATACCGGACATGGAGCGAGTGGTCATGGTTCGGTGAGGAAAAGAAGGATCAGAAGGTTGTGAATTTAGTAGAggtgatgagtgaaaatgagataCACGAGATTAGGCAGAAGGTGATGGTGTAGGTGATGTGGTATTTGAAACATTAGTAGAGGTAGAATTAGATGCATGAGCAGGAGAGGGTGGAGATGTAATATGATGTGGTTTGGTGGATTGTGAATTACACACAGGGCTTGGAGAAGGTGTGAAAGTAGATCACTCAGAAGTAGGCGTATTGGGCTGGTTAGAAGAAGAAGTGGGTGGGCTTGGTGTATGGGCCGAAGTGGAAGAGGTGGGCTGTGGAGTTATTGGATTAGAATCAGATGTAGGAGGATTATGTAGTGGAGAGGTGCTATTGGAATTATTTATGTGATCAGAAAGGAAAATAGGGTTAAAGGGAGTGTGAAAAAAATCGTAATTATTTGGAGAAGGTTTAAAGGAGTTGGCGAAAGGGAAGATAGATTCGTTAAAGATTACATGACGTGATATAAGGATTTTATGGGAAAAAAGATCATAGCATTTGTATCCTCTATGGTTAGAAGGGTAACCGAGAAATACACATGGGAAAGAACGAGGTTGAAGTTTATTAATTTGGGTTTAAGGGATAAGTGGATAACATAAGCATCCAAAGACTTTTAAGTGTTGGTATGAAGGTGTGCGGTGATAGAGGAGTTGAGTAGGAGATTGACAGTGAAGATTTTTGTGAGGGAGAATGTTTAGAATGTAAGTAGCCATAGAGAGTGCATGTTGCCAAAATTTGGGAGGTACTTTGGAGTGTGCAAGTAAGGTTCGAATAATATTATTAATTGCACGAATCTTGCGTTCCGCTTTGCCATTTTGAGAAGAGGTGTATGGACATGAGAAACGGAAAACCATTCCATGTTTATGACAAAAATTGTGAAACTTTGTATTATTATATTCGGTTCCGTTATCACATTGAAAGGTTTTGATCGATGCATGGAATTGTGTTTTGATAAGAGAGTGGAATTGTTCAAATATGGAGTATACGTTCGATTTTTGGCTAAGAGCATATGTCCATAAGTAGTTAGTATAATCATCAAGTAGTAACAAGTAATATTTGTGAACTTCGTTAGTTATTAATGGTGAGGTCCATATGTCACTATGAATAATATCAAAAGGAGCAAAAGTAGAAGACGAGGATGCATAAAACGGTAATTTCACTTGTTTGCCAAAAATACAAGATTGACAAATTTTATTGCTAACATTTGAATTACAagaaatgtaatttttatttttaagattATTTAGGATAGTAGGACCGGGATGCCCGAGTCGATGATGCCAAATATTTGAAGAGACTGCTGAGAACGTAGAATGCTGCTTAAGGTGTTGTTGAAGTAAAGGAGCGTTAAAGGGGTATAAGTCACCGGAGCTATTGCATCTGAGAATTGGTGTCCCCTTCGGAAATTCCTTCAAAGTgaaaccaaaaggatcaaattcaatGGAAACACAATTATCAATGGATAAGCGACGTACAGAAACAAGATTTTTTATAAGGTGCGGGGCAAAAAGTACATTAGATAAATAAAGAGGACGAGTAATTGATGGAAGGCAAGACTGACCCGAACCATGTATTGGAATATTATTCCCATTACCTACGGTAATGTGACGTGGTAAATTTGATTGAGAATAAGATAGGAGATTACCTTGTGAACCTGTCATGTGAGAAGTGGCGCCTGTGTCCATGTACCAGTTGTTGTCCGGAGGGTTGAGACTCATGGTGTACATAGCAGATTCAATATCAGTAGGTGTAGAGACAGTCAATTGAGCATAAGCATTCTGTGGACGTGGACCCAAAATCCCTTGTTGTGAGTAATTATTGACATTGGGCCTGGTCCATTGCTGAGTAGGGTATGGACAGGGTGGCGGGCACCAATAGTTGGGCTCTCCAGCCCAGGGATTATATGTTGGGCTCCAATAATTTGTTTGGGAACCAGAATAGAAACTAGGGTTCTGTCTTCCACTACCCCTGTAACCTGAAcctctgcctcgattgttatttcCCCGAGAAGATCCACGACCTCGACCCTGATATGATTGATTGGAGGGACgattgatggttggtggtggtggggttGCGGCGGCCACAAGGGCAGTATCGATATGTGGGGTAATTGATTGAGATGTTTGTTGCTTTTTACGAGTTTCTTCAAGCACAAGAGCAGAACGAGCATCATAAAAAAGTCGGTAGTGGTGTGGTGTACGACAATTGAGAAGCAATGGTGTCGTAATTTTCATTCAGACCAACAATTAACTGTAAGACGATTCTATCGTCTTATAGAGCAGGTCCTACACTTGCAAGTTGATCTGCAATGAGTTTGATTTCATTGCAATAGGCTGAGACATTAGGGAATTGATCAAGCCGAGTGTTAGAGAACTTATGATGAAGATGAACAGCTCTCGTGTTCTGATTGTCTTGAAAAATAGATTGGAGTCGTTTCCATGCTTGTTCTGCAGTCGTGTCAGGTTTGAGGATGGCACCCAATAATACGGCAGTGATGGTGTCGTACATCAATTGTAGCACAATGGAATCAATTCGATTCCATTCTTCTGTAGTCTGATTGGATTTAGGAGGTGTAGTGATAGTAGAGGATGAATAAGAGGTGTTTGTTGTTTCTGGTGTTTTAGGTATGATATGATCGATGACATTGAAGGCACGATAGTGGATCTTGAATAATTCGGCCCATTGAACGTATTTTCTATTGTCCATGTCGAGGACAATCGGTACAAAAtttttgatgttattgacggtgatTGCTGGATGGAATTTGCCAGAATCAGTCATTGTTGAATGAAGATTGAGAATTGAAAGGTTAGAGGTGATCGGAAATTGCAGATAGAGGAGAAAAAATTGATatctagctctgataccatgaaagaATGCAAAGTGTTGATTTGTTCATTCATCTGTCGATGCCTATATACAGCTCATTGGTGTCTATCTAAGGTAACAGAATTGTCATATTTTAGGCAACACAATCTGTACCATATTAGTCATATAGTTACTTACATATATTACTTGGCCGCTACTCTAATGTTATCTATTattgttgggaagttatcccacatcgatcATGGACAAaaataaatgtatgcatataagtcaaaggggaagtccctctataaccaattggttttaaaaaaaaaagaataaactcttggacttatatgttgtacatgttgttgaactatacgatttattaattctgtcatggtatcagagcttacgtaagcggttttacaaagcgagtccgagtcaggcccccatgtgtgtgccgccgtcgctacaaagagattgagtcaggccttcttcttgccgccatctctacaaccgttccacgcctcgatgtgaTGGGGCGTGTTGGAAAGTTATCCCACATCGatcatggacaaaaacaaatgtatgcatataagtcaaaggggaagtccctctatcaccaattggttttagaaaaggatgaactcttggacttatatgttgtacatgttgttgaactatacgatttattaattctgTCAAAAAGCAAATTATAAATATTCTCTTTTTAatattgattttttttatataatttttgtgTTGGTATTATTCATGGCAGTGAGATTAGTTATAAATATGAAACTAATTTATATATGGAAAGCTAGAGCTACGTTTATCATTTtccttattttatttttattatttattttgtgaAAGGCAAAGCTCCAAATGTAACCGATGAGGATCGAACCTGGGTCTCCTTTAAAGATTTCCAATCATCCAACTATTAGCCACACATTGGGGTTTGCTATGATTAGTTGATTGAAATTTTAGGAAGATTAGGGTGCATTcgtttacctcttaattgaatggtttATCGATGAATGTTGAGTCATTCAATAATTAGCGAGTTTGTTTATGACTTATAAATGGTGCTATATGGTTCAACATGCAGTGCTGAACTATGCATAGTTGAATTTCTCTCTCAATCATCAAACACCTAAATTTATGTAATATTCTTTTAAATTATATCAAGAACACTTATTAAACAACTATTTTGTAATTTTTATTAATGTGAAAGGTTAATAAGGTTA
This window of the Rutidosis leptorrhynchoides isolate AG116_Rl617_1_P2 chromosome 7, CSIRO_AGI_Rlap_v1, whole genome shotgun sequence genome carries:
- the LOC139860323 gene encoding uncharacterized protein, yielding MTDSGKFHPAITVNNIKNFVPIVLDMDNRKYVQWAELFKIHYRAFNVIDHIIPKTPETTNTSYSSSTITTPPKSNQTTEEWNRIDSIVLQLMYDTITAVLLGAILKPDTTAEQAWKRLQSIFQDNQNTRAVHLHHKFSNTRLDQFPNVSAYCNEIKLIADQLASVGPAL